One Vicugna pacos chromosome X, VicPac4, whole genome shotgun sequence DNA window includes the following coding sequences:
- the RPA4 gene encoding replication protein A 30 kDa subunit has translation MSKDGSGSYGSISAVGGASGGSDPPPLGRVALAIKSTRSRVRIQDIVPCCVSQLLTSTLFDNVFKIRGIEISQVSIVGIIRQAEKAANCVRYKIDDMTAKPIEVRQRIGRDKAKQGVTLLPVGVYAKVFGILRCSAEVKSLEVLKIRVLEDMNEFTTHILETVNAHMMLDKALQAASGQSTPVAPFDMDEAQKHNECHPDFLWKEVLRLIQECPREEGKSIGELLEELPNLSIGTIKQTINYLTTEGHIYPTVDGEHFKSAN, from the coding sequence ATGAGTAAGGATGGGTCTGGGAGCTATGGCAGCATCTCTGCCGTGGGTGGAGCCAGTGGAGGCAGTGACCCACCGCCTCTGGGCAGAGTAGCTCTTGCTATTAAGTCCACACGATCCAGGGTACGAATCCAGGATATTGTACCTTGTTGTGTAAGCCAGCTGCTCACCTCCACTCTGTTTGATAATGTCTTCAAGATTAGAGGAATCGAGATTTCCCAGGTCTCCATCGTGGGAATAATCAGACAGGCAGAGAAAGCTGCAAACTGCGTTCGTTACAAGATTGATGATATGACCGCCAAGCCTATTGAGGTTCGCCAGAGGATCGGCAGAGATAAAGCAAAGCAGGGGGTGACTCTGCTTCCAGTGGGGGTCTATGCCAAAGTGTTCGGTATCCTCAGATGTTCTGCGGAGGTGAAGAGCCTTGAGGTGTTGAAAATCCGCGTCCTGGAGGATATGAACGAATTCaccacacacattctagaaacgGTCAACGCACACATGATGCTGGATAAAGCTCTCCAAGCGGCCTCTGGGCAGAGCACCCCTGTTGCTCCATTCGACATGGATGAAGCCCAGAAGCACAATGAGTGCCACCCCGACTTCCTCTGGAAGGAGGTGCTGCGTTTGATTCAAGAGTGTCCGCGAGAGGAAGGCAAGAGCATTGGTGAGCTCCTGGAGGAGCTTCCCAACCTGAGTATTGGGACCATCAAGCAAACCATTAATTACCTGACCACCGAGGGCCACATCTACCCCACCGTGGATGGAGAGCATTTTAAATCTGCTAACTGA